One window of the Pseudofrankia sp. DC12 genome contains the following:
- a CDS encoding response regulator transcription factor — translation MTTVYLVDDHAMFRAGVRAELGGRVEVVGEAATPAAAVAGIVASRPQVVLLDVHMPDGGGLAVLRQVGERVPDTRFLVLSVSDAAEDVIALIRAGARGYVTKTISADELADAVERVAGGDVVFSPRLAGFVLDAFRDAPNAPPAAAAPDADFDQLTPREREVLRLLARGYAYKEIAAELFISVKTVETHASNVLRKLRLSSRHQLTRWAADRRIT, via the coding sequence ATGACGACGGTGTACCTGGTCGACGACCACGCGATGTTCCGGGCCGGCGTCCGCGCCGAGCTCGGCGGCCGGGTCGAGGTAGTCGGTGAGGCGGCGACGCCCGCCGCCGCCGTCGCCGGCATCGTGGCGAGCCGGCCGCAGGTCGTCCTGCTCGACGTGCACATGCCGGACGGCGGCGGCCTCGCCGTGCTGCGACAGGTGGGCGAGCGCGTGCCGGACACCCGCTTCCTGGTGCTCTCCGTCTCGGACGCGGCCGAGGACGTCATCGCCCTGATCCGCGCGGGCGCCCGCGGCTACGTCACGAAGACGATCTCCGCGGACGAGCTCGCCGACGCCGTCGAACGGGTGGCGGGCGGGGACGTCGTGTTCAGCCCTCGCCTCGCCGGCTTCGTCCTGGACGCCTTCCGGGACGCGCCGAACGCCCCGCCCGCCGCGGCCGCCCCCGACGCGGACTTCGACCAGCTCACCCCGCGCGAGCGGGAGGTGCTGCGGCTGCTGGCCCGCGGCTACGCGTACAAGGAGATCGCCGCCGAGCTGTTCATCTCGGTCAAGACCGTCGAGACGCACGCGTCCAACGTCCTGCGCAAGCTGCGCCTGTCC